The Episyrphus balteatus chromosome 4, idEpiBalt1.1, whole genome shotgun sequence genome includes a window with the following:
- the LOC129918632 gene encoding 26S proteasome non-ATPase regulatory subunit 11 gives MAGATKIERAQELSTRSPQHGIDFLNKIVREQEVAENDEELIRIKEQGIQQLGELYKQDGKAKELADLIKVTRPFLSLISKAKAAKLVRSLVDLFLDMEAGTGIEVQLCKDCIEWAKQEKRTFLRQSLEARLIALYFDTGLYTEALQLGSQLLKELKKLDDKNLLVEVQLLESKTYHALSNLPKARAALTSARTTANAIYCPPKVQGSLDLQSGILHAADERDFKTGFSYFYEAFEGFDSVDAGRALTALKYMLLCKIMLGQSDDVNQIISGKLAITYSGRDIDAMKSVAEASHKRSLADFQQALKDYKKELAEDVIVQAHLGTLYDTMLEQNLCRIIEPYSRVQVSHVADCIKLPMPQVEKKLSQMILDKKFSGILDQGEGVLIVFEETTVDKTYERVLETIQSMGKVVDTLYQKAKKLS, from the exons ATGGCCGGTGCTACGAAAATCGAGCGAGCACAAGAACTCTCCACCCGCAGTCCCCAACACGGAATCGACTTTCTAAACAAAATTGTTCGCGAACAAGAAGTCGCCGAAAACGACGAAGAACTCATTCGCATCAAAGAACAAGGAATCCAGCAATTGGGTGAACTCTACAAACAAGATGGCAAGGCCAAAGAGTTGGCTGACCTCATTAAGGTAACCCGACCTTTTCTCAGTTTAATTAGCAAGGCAAAAGCTGCAAAACTGGTAAGGTCCTTGGTTGATTTGTTTTTGGACATGGAGGCTGGCACTGGCATCGAGGTGCAACTCTGCAAAGATTGCATCGAATGGGCCAAGCAGGAGAAGCGAACTTTTCTGCGTCAGTCTTTGGAGGCCCGTTTGATTGCATTGTACTTCGATACGGGCTTATACACTGAAGCCTTGCAATTGGGCTCACAGCTGCTCAAAGAACTGAAGAAACTCGATGATAAAAATCTGCTTGTTGAGGTACAATTGTTAGAATCCAAGACCTACCATGCATTAAGTAACTTGCCCAAAGCTCGAGCCGCTCTGACATCCGCTCGCACTACTGCAAATGCAATCTATTGTCCACCAAAAGTACAGGGCTCTCTTGATCTGCAATCTGGGATATTGCATGCCGCAGACGAACGTGATTTCAAGACCGGATTCTCTTATTTCTATGAGGCGTTTGAAGGTTTCGACAGTGTGGACGCTGGTCGCGCTTTAACCGCACTCAAATACATGTTGCTTTGCAAGATAATGCTGGGTCAGTCGGATGATGTTAATCAGATAATAAGTGGAAAACTG gcCATTACATATTCCGGAAGGGACATTGATGCAATGAAATCTGTTGCAGAAGCATCGCACAAGCGTTCTCTAGCTGATTTCCAACAGGCTCTGaaggattataaaaaagaacTTGCTGAAGACGTTATAGTGCAGGCACATTTGGGAACACTATACGATACGATGCTGGAGCAGAATTTATGCAGAATCATTGAACCATATTCAAGAGTGCAG gttTCACACGTTGCTGATTGTATTAAGCTACCCATGCCACAAGTCGAGAAGAAATTGTCACAAATGATCTTGGATAAAAAATTCAGCGGTATTCTTGATCAAGGCGAAGGCGTACTTATCGTGTTCGAAGAAACCACAGTCGACAAGACCTACGAACGTGTTCTAGAGACAATTCAAAGTATGGGCAAAGTTGTCGACACGCTCTATCAGAAGGCTAAGAAGCTTTCATAG
- the LOC129919883 gene encoding uncharacterized protein LOC129919883 has protein sequence MNSDNLNIILIHKQKTEEYIKVLQSFFLFETPNTRKKRLRSIQIAKLVKMRKEIFDEIEKLNSQRTIWTKIRTSTFWEEEVMQNNNEHFKQHFRMSRDTFEVLCNEVRNLEKHDTRYRKSIPLRKRVAIAIYTLGSSAEYRTISALFGVGISTVYIILKTFCKEAWRVLHPKYLCAYPLTSDIIKENVDGFQKLGFPQCFGAIDGCHIEIQPPSQDAVDYYNYKGWYSMVLLAIVDYRYRFLYINVGSPGRCNDSQIFENSYVKEQHQQPILKEMSKNLCGVDIPVLLLGDSAFRCGCTLIRRWR, from the exons atgaactctgacaatttaaatataattttaattcataaacaaaaaacagaggaatatataaaagttttacaaagCTTCTTCCTCTTTGAGACAccaaatacaagaaaaaaacgaCTTCGAAGCATCCAGATAGCTAAATTGGTAAAGATGAGAAAAGAGATTTTTGATGAAATAGAAAAACTCAACTCCCAGAGGACCATTTGGACAAAG ATACGTACCAGCACATTCTGGGAAGAAGAAGTTATgcaaaacaataatgaacattTTAAGCAACACTTTAGAATGTCTCGGGATACCTTCGAAGTTCTATGCAATGAAGTCAGAAACTTAGAGAAGCACGACACACGTTACAGGAAGTCTATTCCACTGAGAAAAAGAGTAGCCATAGCTATCTATACTCTTGGCTCATCTGCGGAGTATAGAACCATTTCGGCTCTTTTTGGTGTAGGCATATCGACAGTTTATATTATCttaaaaactttttgtaaagaagccTGGCGTGTCCTTCACCCTAAATATCTATGTGCTTATCCACTCACTTCAGacattataaaagaaaatgtagaTGGCTTTCAAAAGCTTGGTTTCCCCCAATGTTTTGGAGCTATAG ATGGTTGTCATATAGAGATTCAACCCCCTTCACAAGATGCTGTcgattattataattataaaggATGGTACTCGATGGTTTTATTGGCTATAGTTGATTATCG CTATAGATTCCTTTACATAAACGTTGGAAGTCCGGGCCGCTGCAATGAttctcaaatttttgaaaattcatatgTTAAAGAACAGCACCAACAACCAATTCTTAAAGAAATGTCGAAGAATCTTTGCGGTGTAGATATTCCTGTTTTACTTCTCGGAGATTCAGCATTCAG atgTGGATGCACCCTCATCAGGCGATGGAGATAA
- the LOC129919884 gene encoding uncharacterized protein LOC129919884 isoform X1, whose protein sequence is MWGTDDEEFLLELWAASEPQLRGSRKNGHIYKEMSKEFEGRPMSYSAEEIKMKLHNLTTKYKKEKQIIGPSGGSPSEWALYNKVHSILGGHRIHNLEFVVEDSRPSGKIIILTKFMYVNTLHTLFYILSESISNSSGSTAAVSSLDITVIEDHEYSECSNKENPLSPSPDEGASTSKAKKRKICGEKLKAIDEELLKHSKEESQKSLRIEEEKLACFKEFVADAKKFNASVLDILRKNK, encoded by the exons atgtgGGGAACTGATGACGAAGAGTTCCTGTTGGAACTTTGGGCTGCCTCTGAGCCACAGCTCAGAGGCAGCCGAAAAAACGGACATATATACAAGGAAATGTCCAAGGAATTTGAGGGGCGGCCAATGTCTTATTCTGCGGaggaaataaaaatgaaactcCATAATTTAACGACCAAATACAA GAAGGAAAAACAAATCATTGGTCCATCCGGAGGTTCCCCATCCGAATGGGCTTTATACAATAAAGTACACAGCATTCTTGGAGGACACCGGATACACAATTTAGAGTTTGTTGTGGAAGACAGTCGTCCTTCaggtaaaattataattttaacaaaattcatGTATGTAAATACATTACACACTctattttatattctttcagagtCCATTTCCAATTCAAGTGGGTCTACGGCTGCAGTTTCATCATTAGATATCACGGTGATAGAGGACCATGAGTATTCAGAATGCTCCAACAAAGAAAACCCATTATCTCCATCGCCTGATGAGGGTGCATCCAcatctaaagcaaaaaaaagaaaaatatgtggTGAAAAACTAAAGGCTATTGATGAAGAGCTTCTAAAACACAGTAAAGAGGAATCACAAAAATCATTAAGAattgaagaagaaaaacttGCATGCTTTAAAGAGTTTGTTGCTGATgcaaaaaagttcaatgcatCTGTACTTGAcattttacgaaaaaataaataa
- the LOC129919884 gene encoding uncharacterized protein LOC129919884 isoform X2, whose translation MWGTDDEEFLLELWAASEPQLRGSRKNGHIYKEMSKEFEGRPMSYSAEEIKMKLHNLTTKYKKEKQIIGPSGGSPSEWALYNKVHSILGGHRIHNLEFVVEDSRPSESISNSSGSTAAVSSLDITVIEDHEYSECSNKENPLSPSPDEGASTSKAKKRKICGEKLKAIDEELLKHSKEESQKSLRIEEEKLACFKEFVADAKKFNASVLDILRKNK comes from the exons atgtgGGGAACTGATGACGAAGAGTTCCTGTTGGAACTTTGGGCTGCCTCTGAGCCACAGCTCAGAGGCAGCCGAAAAAACGGACATATATACAAGGAAATGTCCAAGGAATTTGAGGGGCGGCCAATGTCTTATTCTGCGGaggaaataaaaatgaaactcCATAATTTAACGACCAAATACAA GAAGGAAAAACAAATCATTGGTCCATCCGGAGGTTCCCCATCCGAATGGGCTTTATACAATAAAGTACACAGCATTCTTGGAGGACACCGGATACACAATTTAGAGTTTGTTGTGGAAGACAGTCGTCCTTCag agtCCATTTCCAATTCAAGTGGGTCTACGGCTGCAGTTTCATCATTAGATATCACGGTGATAGAGGACCATGAGTATTCAGAATGCTCCAACAAAGAAAACCCATTATCTCCATCGCCTGATGAGGGTGCATCCAcatctaaagcaaaaaaaagaaaaatatgtggTGAAAAACTAAAGGCTATTGATGAAGAGCTTCTAAAACACAGTAAAGAGGAATCACAAAAATCATTAAGAattgaagaagaaaaacttGCATGCTTTAAAGAGTTTGTTGCTGATgcaaaaaagttcaatgcatCTGTACTTGAcattttacgaaaaaataaataa